A single Musa acuminata AAA Group cultivar baxijiao chromosome BXJ2-1, Cavendish_Baxijiao_AAA, whole genome shotgun sequence DNA region contains:
- the LOC103995231 gene encoding monocopper oxidase-like protein SKU5: MVGRWRSSAAAVAAAGWVVAVALVWATALMLPSSAGDPFAYFDWDVSYITASPLGVPQKVIAIAKQFPGPIMNVTTNWNVVVNVLNSLDEPVLLTWDGIQHRKNCWQDGVMGTNCPIPPGWNWTFQFQVKDQIGSFFYFPSLGLQRATGGYGGITVNNREVIAVPFGKPDGDITLFIGDWYIKNHTDLRKALDDGKDLGMPDGVLMNGKGPYRYNTTLVPDGIDYETINIEPGKTYRFRVHNVGISTSLNFRIQNHNLLLVETEGSYTVQQNYTNLDIHVGQSYSFLVTMDQNASSDYYIVASARFVNESLWSRVTGVAILHYSNSKGMASGPLPDSPNDFYDKTFSMNQARSIRMNVSAGAARPNPQGSFRYGSIDVTQVYVLRNMPPVIINGKRRATLNGISYSPPVTPLRLADEYNKQGVYTLDFPTRPLNRPPQLGTSVINGTYKGFMEIIFQNNDTMVQTYHMDGYAFFVVGMDYGEWTENSRGTYNKWDGVSRCTTQVFPGAWTAVLVSLDSVGFWNVRVENLDTWYLGQEVYVRVVNPEDNSNRTELPMPDSVLYCGLLKDKQKQQIPHGSQTSSSFITYVRGMLLSSMMVLASVAIFP; the protein is encoded by the exons ATGGTGGGGCGGTGGCGGTCGagcgcggcggcggtggcggcggcggggtGGGTGGTGGCGGTGGCGCTGGTGTGGGCCACGGCGCTGATGCTACCGAGCTCGGCCGGCGATCCCTTCGCTTACTTCGATTGGGATGTCTCCTACATCACCGCTTCCCCTCTCGGCGTCCCCCAGAAG GTGATCGCGATCGCGAAGCAGTTTCCCGGCCCCATTATGAACGTTACCACCAACTGGAATGTGGTCGTTAACGTACTCAACAGCTTGGATGAGCCTGTCCTCCTGACCTG GGACGGAATCCAGCACCGGAAGAACTGCTGGCAGGATGGGGTGATGGGCACCAACTGCCCTATCCCCCCGGGCTGGAACTGGACCTTCCAGTTCCAGGTGAAGGACCAGATCGGCAGCTTCTTCTACTTCCCGTCCCTCGGCCTCCAGCGAGCTACTGGTGGCTATGGTGGGATCACTGTCAACAACCGTGAAGTCATCGCCGTGCCATTTGGGAAGCCAGATGGGGACATCACCCTCTTTATCGGGGATTGGTACATCAAGAACCACACG GACCTGAGGAAGGCGCTCGATGATGGGAAGGACCTCGGAATGCCTGATGGAGTTCTGATGAATGGGAAGGGGCCGTATCGTTATAATACTACGCTTGTTCCTGATGGGATTGATTATGAAACCATCAACATAGAACCGG GCAAAACATATCGCTTCCGTGTTCACAATGTTGGCATCTCAACTAGCTTGAACTTCAGAATTCAAAATCACAACCTTCTTCTTGTGGAGACAGAAGGATCATACACTGTACAACAGAATTATACCAACCTCGATATCCATGTTGGTCAGTCATACTCCTTCTTGGTTACCATGGATCAGAATGCAAGCAGTGACTACTACATTGTAGCAAGTGCTAGGTTCGTAAACGAGTCACTATGGAGTAGAGTTACTGGTGTTGCCATTTTGCACTACTCAAATTCCAAAGGCATGGCATCTGGTCCTCTTCCTGATTCCCCTAACGATTTCTATGATAAGACCTTTTCGATGAACCAAGCCAGATCTATCAG GATGAATGTAAGTGCTGGTGCTGCACGTCCTAATCCTCAAGGATCATTTAGATATGGTTCGATTGATGTGACCCAGGTGTATGTTTTGAGAAATATGCCTCCTGTGATCATCAATGGAAAACGCAGGGCTACACTAAATGGTATATCATATTCTCCTCCTGTTACTCCTCTAAGGCTTGCTGATGAGTACAACAAGCAGGGAGTTTATACACTTGATTTCCCCACTAGACCACTCAATAGACCACCTCAACTTGGAACGTCTGTGATCAATGGCACGTACAAGGGTTTTATGGAAATTATATTCCAAAACAATGATACTATGGTTCAGACATACCACATGGATGGATATGCATTCTTTGTAGTGGG GATGGATTATGGTGAGTGGACAGAGAACAGTAGGGGTACATACAACAAGTGGGATGGTGTTTCTCGCTGCACAACACAG GTTTTCCCAGGGGCATGGACTGCTGTCCTAGTCTCACTGGATAGTGTAGGTTTTTGGAATGTACGAGTGGAGAATCTTGATACATGGTACCTTGGCCAGGAGGTGTATGTAAGAGTCGTCAATCCTGAAGATAATTCAAACAGGACAGAGTTGCCAATGCCAGATAGTGTCCTCTATTGCGGTCTCCTAAAAGATAAGCAGAA GCAGCAGATTCCTCATGGCTCTCAAACTTCATCTTCTTTCATCACATATGTAAGGGGCATGCTgctttcatcaatgatggttttggCTTCAGTTGCCATTTTCCCATAA